Below is a window of bacterium DNA.
CCGCCGCGTGGCCAGGGACCTCGGCTATCCGTGCGCCGTCAAGCCGAATGCCCAGGGATCGAGCATCGGCGTGACAATCGTGCGGGACGAGGCCGGACTCGGCGCCGCCGTCGCCGCCGCGCTCGAATTCGGGAACGTCGTCCTGGTGGAAGAGTACCTGCGCGGCACGGAGCTGACGTGCGGCATCCTTGAGGACCCGGACACCGGTGTTCCACAGCCGCTGCCGGTGATCGAGATCGTGCCGAAGCGCGAGTTCTTCACGTACGAGGCGAAGTATCAAGGCGCGTCCGAGGAGATCTGTCCCGCGCGCATTCCCGGCCCGATGGCCGAGAAGGCGCAGCAGCTCGCGCTGCGGGCGCACCAGGTGCTCGGCTGCGAAGGATTCTCACGCGTGGACCTGTTTCTCTGCGGCACCGACGTGGTCGTGCTCGAGGTCAACACGATCCCGGGTCTGGCGGAGGGCAGCCTCATCCCGCTCGCGGCGCGGACCGCGGGCATCGAGTACGCGGACCTGCTGGACCGGATGGTGGCCGCGGCGCTCCGGCGCGATCGCGTCCGGCGCCGCAGCCGCCGGGGCGGACCGCCCTCCGGGTCCGCCGGCACGTCCTGACCATGCCGCGCCTCCGCCGCGACGAGTACGTACGCTCCCACGCGCTCGGCAACGACTACCTCGTGATGGACCCGCGCACGCTCTCGCTGCGCCTCACGCCCGAGCGTATCCGCGCGATCTGCGACCGGCACCACGGGGTCGGATCGGACGGCATCCTGACGCTCGAGCGGAGCCGGCGCGCGGATGCCGGCCTGCGGATCTTCAATCCGGACGGTAGCGAGGCGGAGAAGAGCGGCAACGGCATCCGGATCTTCGCGAAGTGTCTGTGGGACCACGGCTACGTGCGGCGGCGGTCGTTCACGATCGACACGAAGGGCGGCATCGTCGGGGTGGCGCTCCACGTCCGCGCTCGCGCGGTGCGGTCGATCACCGCGGAGATGGGCCGCGCGACGTTTCGGAGCCGGGAGATCCCGGTGGCCGGCCCGGACCGCGAGGTCGTGGGCGAGACGATCGAGGCCGCGGGTGAGCGGCTGGAGTTCAGCGCCGTGTCCGTCGGCAACCCGCACTGCGTCGTTTTCGTGGACGACCCGGCCGCGGTCGACCTCGCGCGCCTCGGGCCCGCGCTGGAGCACCACCCGATGTTTCCCAACCGCATCAACGTGCAGTTCGTGCGCGTCGACGCCCCGGGGAAGGTGACGATCCGGATCTGGGAGCGGGGGGCCGGCGAGACGACGGCGTCGGGCACGAGCTCGAGCGCGGTGGCCGCGGTCTGCGTGCGGCGGAGCCGGACCGGACGGGATCTCGCCGTGCACAGTCCGGGCGGGGTGCTGCGCGTCGAGGTGGAGCCGGACTACGCGCTGCGGCTCACCGGCCCGGTCGAGGAAGTGTCGCGCGGAACGCTGAGCGCGGACCTGCTGGCGCGGCTCCGGCGCCGTTGAAGACATAGTGGCCGGCGAGTCCGCCGGCAGGCGGTGACCTGATGGCGCACATTCTGTATACGGTGCTCGACGGGCTCGGCGACCGGCCGGTCCCGGCCTTCGACGGCCGCACACCGCTCGAAGCGGCGGCCGTGCCGTTTCTCGGCGCCTTGACCCTCGACGGGCGCACCGGGCTCGTGCAGACGGTCGGACAGGGCATCGCGCCGGAGTCGGACGTCGCGGTGATGGCGATCCTCGGTTACGATCCATTCAAGTACCACACCGGCCGCGGAGTCTTCGAAGTCGTCGGCTCCGGCATGCGCTTCGGCGACGGGGATCTCGCCCTGCGCGGCAACTTCGCGACCGGCGGCGAAGGGCGGACGATTCTGGACCGCCGCGCCGGCCGAAATCTGTCGACCGAAGAGGCGCACGCCCTCGCCGACGGGGTGACCCGCGAAGTCCGTCTCACGGCCGTCCCGGCGGAGCTCGAAGTGCGCGGCAGCGTGGCGCATCGGGCCGCGGTCGTGATCCGGCGCCGCGGCGGCCGGCTGTCGGCCAACATCTCCAACACCGACCCCGCGTACGCCCGCGTCCAGGGCCTCGGCGTCGCCCGCGAGCACGTCGGCAACGAGGTCGAACGCTGCGAGCCGCTCGACCAGAGCGAGGAAGCCAAGGTGGCCGCCGCGCTCGTCAACGAGTTCACGGAGCAGGCGCACCGCATTCTGGACGCGCATCCCGTCAACGCGCGGCGCCGGGCGGACGGCCGGCCGCCGGCGAACCTGATTCTCGTCCGCGACGCGGGGGACCACGCGCCGCAGCTGCCGCCGATCGCCGAGCGGTTCGGGGCGCGCTTCGGCTGCTTCGTCGAGATGCCG
It encodes the following:
- a CDS encoding D-alanine--D-alanine ligase, encoding MASASQRSSRRRLRVAVLFGGPSAEREVSLWSGTRVLGALDPAKYDALPVEITVEGKWLPRPDLLKLPAPGSGGAGGRKSPQHGSFQPSPSSAVPTLAAASHHIDEVVREGEVDVVFVALHGQYGEDGTVQGLLELLGIPYTGSGVLASALAMDKLRSRQVLQASGLPVPAWIQLDGDQWAAGPAELARRVARDLGYPCAVKPNAQGSSIGVTIVRDEAGLGAAVAAALEFGNVVLVEEYLRGTELTCGILEDPDTGVPQPLPVIEIVPKREFFTYEAKYQGASEEICPARIPGPMAEKAQQLALRAHQVLGCEGFSRVDLFLCGTDVVVLEVNTIPGLAEGSLIPLAARTAGIEYADLLDRMVAAALRRDRVRRRSRRGGPPSGSAGTS
- the dapF gene encoding diaminopimelate epimerase yields the protein MPRLRRDEYVRSHALGNDYLVMDPRTLSLRLTPERIRAICDRHHGVGSDGILTLERSRRADAGLRIFNPDGSEAEKSGNGIRIFAKCLWDHGYVRRRSFTIDTKGGIVGVALHVRARAVRSITAEMGRATFRSREIPVAGPDREVVGETIEAAGERLEFSAVSVGNPHCVVFVDDPAAVDLARLGPALEHHPMFPNRINVQFVRVDAPGKVTIRIWERGAGETTASGTSSSAVAAVCVRRSRTGRDLAVHSPGGVLRVEVEPDYALRLTGPVEEVSRGTLSADLLARLRRR
- a CDS encoding alkaline phosphatase family protein gives rise to the protein MAHILYTVLDGLGDRPVPAFDGRTPLEAAAVPFLGALTLDGRTGLVQTVGQGIAPESDVAVMAILGYDPFKYHTGRGVFEVVGSGMRFGDGDLALRGNFATGGEGRTILDRRAGRNLSTEEAHALADGVTREVRLTAVPAELEVRGSVAHRAAVVIRRRGGRLSANISNTDPAYARVQGLGVAREHVGNEVERCEPLDQSEEAKVAAALVNEFTEQAHRILDAHPVNARRRADGRPPANLILVRDAGDHAPQLPPIAERFGARFGCFVEMPVERGIAQLTGMQVIPVPPSGADKERVYREWAETAAREYANFDGLYMHLKGPDEPGHDGDAEAKRAVIELIDRAFFGTLLERVPLDDVVVAVTADHATPVTLGRHSDDPVPLLVAGDGVEPDGTRVFNEKACAKGALGMLKGTDLMPLFVRLARGG